The Planktothrix tepida PCC 9214 genomic sequence TTCACCTTTAACGATTTCTTTCCAACCGGGAAGTGCTTTGAGAGTATTCAGATTAGAAATATCATAACTCAGAGTTTGATAATATCCTCGAAAGAAATCATAGGGGTCAACGGGTGCCGTTTGCAGGATGACTGTTTTTCCTGTTACCTGAGTATAAAAGGCTTGAGAAGGAACCGCTAAAATTAGAATTAACTGAAATAATAACGGTGTCCAAAATTTCCAAGCCGGAATTTGTTTTTTAACAACAGGAAACTGAGTTAAAGTAACAGAAGATTGAGTCTCATTCAAGTTAGCATCATTCATGAGTTTTACTCCTAATAATTAGATCAGTTAACGATTTTGTATTTTAGCAATAGCTAATAAATGGCGTTCAAACCATAAGCCTGCTACAATCACTCCGACTCCACATAAGGTAAACACAAAGGCTTTTAGAATCAATTCGGTATTGTATTCAAAGGTGCGACTCATAATTTGAGAAACTAATAAAATCATTCCCCCCCAAAAGGCAAAGCGTTGAGTTTGGGCGAGTCCAATTCTAATTAATCCTGTTGCTAATAAAAACATTTGTACATTAAACAAAAATGTTGCGATTTCAGGCATGGTATGGATTTGTAAATGCCAGAAACAGATTAATCCCGTTAACCCTAAAAATCCTACAATTACACTGGTAATCGAATCAAATCCCCATTTATTGGGATGAATAGCAGTCGGTTTAACCAGTTGGAACCATTCTAAAAATAGAATGCCTAAAAAGAAGACGAAATCAATTAAAACAAAGTTGCTAATCGGAATTAAATCGTTAGAATCTGTTGAAGGAAAGTTATTCCAAAACCCGTTAAACGAGAGACTAAAAAATAAAACGGCTAACATAATAATGGATAGGGTTCGCGCTAAAGGTTGAAAGCATCTACTGTCAACATTCGGCCACAAAGTATCATCATAACCCCACAGTAAAGCGGGAGTAAAGATGAATAAGAAAGCGAATAGTAACCCTTGGGGTAAATCGGAATTAAACAAGGGAATAATACTAATCTGTAAAGCCGGAATTAGAATCAGTAATGTCATCACGAATAGGACACGAGACTGACACCAATAAGCCAGGGAAATAAACAGAAATCCGGCAATTAATGGGGTATGTTCTAAGACTAAATGCAAAATAGAAAATTCTTGCTGTGAGAATAAATTAGAGGTTCCTGTCCAATATCCAATTCCATACAATAGTAGTCCTAAAAATCCTAAAGATGTTAGTTGTAGACTATAGGACATGACTAATACCCCAATTCCCCACACCAGAAAGAGTTCATAGGGAGAACCACTTTGATGAAAAATTTGTCCCATTAAGGCAATATTTGCCCCTAAAATTAATGCGCCAAAAAGTAATAATCCTTCTCCTAACCGTCGTTTTCTTCCCACTTGAAAAGAATCTGATGGCTGTTTCCATAAATAGAAACCAGCCGCATTGACTCCAATAAATAAACTCAGAAGCAGAATCACTTTAACGGCTTTTGACCAGTCCTGCCAATTCGCAGCCACAAAGGTAATTACACCTAAACCTAATAGAATGCTCCCTAAACCGATTAAAATCATCACAAACCGACTACTGGCTGCGGTTTCAAGATGATCAAATTGATAGCGTGTTGCTAACTGTTGATATAGAGAATCATCAATGAGTTGTTCTTCCTGCCAAAGTTTGGCTTCTTGGCGTAGTTGACGTCGGAATTTTTCGTTAACCATTTGAAGTAATATAAAACAATGTTAGGAGAATTAGAGGGCTGTTGATCCGAGGGATAGAATCGTATGTTAGTTTTAACCTAGAGATTCAGAAAATACAATTCTGTTCTAATTGGAAATCGAGGTTAATTGTTAAGGTTTGTGACAGATAGTTAACTTACACAAGCAACAGAGAAAGGAAAAAATCTAAAAATATGGCTAGGAATTTTGATTAGATTTAGAAGCCAGAAAGGTGAGCATTTTTTCAAAGACTTGGACAGCGAGTTCTGATCCATTATCTCTAGTAAAAATATCATAATTAGGATGAGAATTAGCCTCAATAAACCAATATTGATTCTGCTCATCTACTGCAATATCTAACCCCGTATAATCTAAAGCTAATTCTTGAAAAATGGGTTGACAAAACTTTTCTATATCTGATATAATTTGAGGATTATTGATATATTTAGCTTTTCCACCTTCCCAATGTAAAGGGCTTAAATTTCCTATAAATGTCGCTTGACTAATATCTTTTTCATACAGTAAGATTAATTTTTGATTTAAAAAAACGGCTCGATATTCCCGTTGAATTAAAATATATTCTTGAGCGATAGCAACATAATCATAATTTTTATCATGAATATTAAAAATTGTTGTTAATGCTGTTTCAATTTCTTCAAGATCTTGACATAAAAACACATTCTGTCCACTGGAACCAGAATTACGTTTAACAATCACTGGAAATTTAAAAAATCTCTCGATTTCACGGGCAATATCAGGAATAGTTTTAAATTGTAAATACTCTTGATATTTTTCATCACAAAATGGGGAAAGAAAACCTATTGTTTTCGGGATGTTAATTTTCTCCTTTAAAATCGAGTAAGTGTATTCCTTATCCTTGAGAATTTTAAAAACAGATTGATCAACAAAAGGTGTACTATAATTACAGAAATAGTAATTTTTATCGAGCTTAATTTTGATTAAATTCTCATGACTATGGAGAATTTCATAATCAATATTTAGATTTTGGCAAGCTTGAAGTAATAGCCGAATATTATTTAACATATAGCAGGGAACAGGGAACAGGGAACAGGGAACAGGTAGGAAAAGATTTCTATGCTTAGGTTTGCTGCATCAGTCTATGTCTTAACACCCCAGGCGCGACTGCTATAAATAACTGAATGCAATTTTGATCCCTAATAAAATCGGCGAATTAAAATCGGAGATAGCCGAAAAAACGCTGTCAATAACGTCCAAGC encodes the following:
- a CDS encoding DUF2157 domain-containing protein, with translation MVNEKFRRQLRQEAKLWQEEQLIDDSLYQQLATRYQFDHLETAASSRFVMILIGLGSILLGLGVITFVAANWQDWSKAVKVILLLSLFIGVNAAGFYLWKQPSDSFQVGRKRRLGEGLLLFGALILGANIALMGQIFHQSGSPYELFLVWGIGVLVMSYSLQLTSLGFLGLLLYGIGYWTGTSNLFSQQEFSILHLVLEHTPLIAGFLFISLAYWCQSRVLFVMTLLILIPALQISIIPLFNSDLPQGLLFAFLFIFTPALLWGYDDTLWPNVDSRCFQPLARTLSIIMLAVLFFSLSFNGFWNNFPSTDSNDLIPISNFVLIDFVFFLGILFLEWFQLVKPTAIHPNKWGFDSITSVIVGFLGLTGLICFWHLQIHTMPEIATFLFNVQMFLLATGLIRIGLAQTQRFAFWGGMILLVSQIMSRTFEYNTELILKAFVFTLCGVGVIVAGLWFERHLLAIAKIQNR
- a CDS encoding ATP-grasp domain-containing protein, producing MLNNIRLLLQACQNLNIDYEILHSHENLIKIKLDKNYYFCNYSTPFVDQSVFKILKDKEYTYSILKEKINIPKTIGFLSPFCDEKYQEYLQFKTIPDIAREIERFFKFPVIVKRNSGSSGQNVFLCQDLEEIETALTTIFNIHDKNYDYVAIAQEYILIQREYRAVFLNQKLILLYEKDISQATFIGNLSPLHWEGGKAKYINNPQIISDIEKFCQPIFQELALDYTGLDIAVDEQNQYWFIEANSHPNYDIFTRDNGSELAVQVFEKMLTFLASKSNQNS